The following are from one region of the Acidobacteriota bacterium genome:
- a CDS encoding GNAT family N-acetyltransferase: MDDVTLRPITDADREFLLRVYAGSRREEMALSGWDEDRIAAFLAWQFQLQHDQYVANYPGAEFDVVLAGGVPVGRLYVHRHPDEIRIMDIAVLPEHRGRGIGARLMAGLVAESDARGVPLGLHVETLNPARDWYRVLGFREGELRGVYYYMERAPRGRVEAGERAATPRECECSST, encoded by the coding sequence ATGGATGACGTGACGCTACGCCCCATCACCGACGCCGATCGGGAGTTCCTGCTTCGGGTCTACGCCGGTTCGCGCCGGGAGGAGATGGCGCTCTCCGGGTGGGACGAGGACCGGATCGCCGCGTTCCTCGCCTGGCAGTTCCAGCTCCAGCACGACCAGTACGTGGCCAACTACCCGGGGGCGGAATTCGACGTGGTCCTGGCGGGCGGCGTCCCCGTCGGCCGGCTTTACGTGCACCGCCACCCGGACGAGATCCGCATCATGGACATCGCCGTATTGCCGGAGCACCGGGGCCGGGGGATCGGCGCCCGCCTGATGGCCGGCCTCGTCGCCGAGTCCGACGCGCGCGGCGTACCCCTGGGCCTGCACGTGGAGACCCTGAACCCGGCAAGGGACTGGTACCGGGTCCTGGGCTTCCGGGAAGGGGAGCTGCGGGGCGTTTATTACTACATGGAGCGCGCGCCCCGGGGTCGGGTCGAAGCCGGCGAGAGGGCGGCGACGCCAAGGGAGTGCGAATGCTCGAGCACCTGA